A window from Oreochromis aureus strain Israel breed Guangdong linkage group 16, ZZ_aureus, whole genome shotgun sequence encodes these proteins:
- the LOC120433643 gene encoding E3 ubiquitin-protein ligase TRIM32 produces the protein MNRGSLNYSCRLSKSAVDLTHKTRPLITSGPIEQGVWGIRGSNFKTSFTSTSPTLRRKLKASDIGQTFSLPSYRGHNILHQPQKQATAAGSKQPPVARSLSLSVIDGSCTTELEAKKWGRGQRRQQALVELEEECDLSSTEFNPKGVHLIGQFGKQGSGRADLTLPSGIYATPQGQLFIVDCGNARIQVTDARGNVLQQVSSPTAGGSDRRCRNYFDIAVNAKGLIAISCAAERALLVFSRHGRLLQTFGGSGFGSAKDELEAPRGVTVTRLDEFLVADIRKGTLIALKLDPKTGSRLERTVVTGFHRPYLVAACLSSGMVAVSERGNETGRVPCVKVLEPSWNTVRVLGVCAGMGPVLTCPWGICIDTDGNVLVADWGEQHRILLYPAQGVGWPIINQGLSSPRGLSLLPDGQLAVSDSMHHCIKIYQYKAPQD, from the exons ATGAACAGAGGCTCTTTGAATTACAGTTGCCGTTTATCAAAGTCTGCAGTGGACTTGACTCACAAGACGCGCCCATTGATTACTAGTGGGCCAATTGAGCAAGGAGTATGGGGGATTAGGGGCAGCAACTTCAAGACGAGCTTCACCTCAACCTCGCCGACTCTCAGAAGGAAATTGAAAGCCTCTGACATAGGGCAGACCTTCTCGTTGCCTTCCTACAGAGGTCACAATATTTTACACCAGCCACAGAAACAGGCCACAGCTGCTGGATCAAAACAACCTCCTGTGGCTAGGTCTTTATCCCTGTCTGTTATAGATGGTTCCTGTACAACAGAACTGGAGGCAAAAAAGTGGGGCAGAGGACAAAGAAGACAGCAAGCACTGGTGGAGTTAGAGGAGGAGTGTGACTTGTCTTCCACAGAATTTAACCCCAAAGGTGTCCATCTCATTGGACAATTTGGAAAGCAAGGTTCAGGTCGAGCTGATCTTACCCTGCCAAGTGGTATTTATGCTACACCGCAGGGTCAGCTCTTTATAGTGGACTGTGGAAATGCACGCATTCAG GTGACTGATGCTCGTGGAAATGTCCTCCAACAAGTGAGCTCTCCAACTGCTGGTGGCTCTGACAGACGGTGTAGGAACTACTTTGACATTGCGGTCAATGCTAAGGGTCTGATTGCAATAAGCTGTGCAGCAGAAAGAGCTCTTCTTGTGTTCAGCAGGCACGGCCGACTGCTCCAGACCTTTGGAGGGTCTGGGTTCGGCTCTGCAAAAGATGAACTGGAAGCTCCCAGGGGTGTGACTGTAACCAGGCTGGATGAATTCCTGGTAGCTGATATCCGAAAAGGTACCCTCATTGCCCTAAAGCTTGACCCCAAGACAGGCTCCCGTCTTGAACGCACAGTGGTAACTGGATTCCACCGACCGTACTTAGTGGCAGCTTGCTTGAGCTCAGGCATGGTGGCTGTATCCGAGAGGGGCAATGAAACTGGTCGTGTACCTTGCGTCAAAGTTCTGGAGCCAAGCTGGAACACAGTTAGAGTTTTGGGTGTATGTGCAGGAATGGGACCTGTCCTGACCTGTCCCTGGGGTATCTGTATAGATACAGATGGTAATGTTTTGGTAGCAGATTGGGGGGAGCAGCACAGAATCCTTTTATACCCAGCACAGGGAGTGGGTTGGCCCATAATAAACCAGGGTTTGAGTAGTCCACGTGGCCTATCCTTGCTACCTGATGGCCAACTTGCAGTGTCAGATAGCATGCATCATTGCATTAAGATATACCAGTACAAAGCACCCCAGGACTAG